CAACTACTTTGGAAAAACTCAGTAGGTGTCAAAATTTGATGTTGAGCATGATTTTGAATACCTTCTAAAAGTAAAGGTGACTCAGCAAAATCTTCACGGGTAATAGAAACAATTGGAACATTTAAGCGCATAGCCTCAGAAAATGTGCTATAACCAGGCTTAGAAATTACTCGCCCGCAGATAGGTAGAAAATCTACTGGACGATATTGATTATCGGTTATTTTAACTAAGTTGGGTAAATCTGGCGCTTGGCGATCAAAAGTAATAAATTGCCAATCGGGAAATAGTTGCAGATTATTATAAGGAATTGCTTCTAATCCTAATCCTCCAAATGTTAGTAAAATAGTTTGTTCTAAAGCAGTATTGATACCAAATTGAGATCTGAGAAAGTCTGGGCTATGGCGAGGTGAACCACCAGTTAGCCCTACGTCTATGATATTTGGAAAAGCGTTCATTGATTCGTGGAGTGGTAAACGAAATAAGCGATCGCACTTGGTATAACATTCACTAATCCAATCAGCAATCTCGTTAAATTCTTCTCCCCAATCTCGATAAATAAAGTCCCACCCAAAGTTACTCATCATCCAACCAGGAATATCAGCAGTTTTAGCAATTACTGCGGCTAATGGGGGAATATCTGCAAGCACTAAATTTACACGATTTTGGCGGATAAAGTTAACTTCACCAGCAACAATTGAGCGTTGTTGAGCATAAATATCGCGCATTTTTTGGAGAGTTGCTTGTTTATCCATCTTTAAGCTATCTGACTGGATTACACCAACATCAAAAGCGCGGGGGCGATGGATAAAATCACCTGTTATATAGGAATCTAGCAGCCAGCGTGGTGCTGTTGTTACCAAGATTAGTAAAATTTCTGGACATAATCTTTGGATTTCTGCTGCCACCGATGCAGCACGCACAGTATGACCGAACCCGTGACTGGTGATGGCAATATAAATACTTAATCTAGGCATTAAGAGAGGGAGAGTAGAGGAGTAAATTTATAACTATTGCTAATTTTTTTGAGAGCAATACTGCTGAATTGCTACAACGAGTTGGTCAATTTCTGAGGGTAATGTTAAGTAGTGCACGCTGGCGCGAACACAATCTGGATCGCGAATTTGTCGGATGAAGATTTTTTGTGCTTCTAAAAACTGTACTAACTTAGCGTGTGATTTATCTTGAATTTGAAAAGAAACTAAACCTGCTTCTGGTGGTGATGTTTTTAGACAGTTAACTTCAGGTAGTTGAGATAATTTTTGCCAAAGGTACTTACTTAGTTCAAGAATTTGTTGATAGCGTTCTTGATTTGTCCCCCATTGTTGATGAGTAGCGATCGCACTTCGTAATCCAGCATATAACGGTACTGCTGATGTTGCTACCTCAAACCTGCGTCCATCTTGTTGCCAACCTACGGGAAAACCAGATTCGTTCATAATAATGCCACGCCAACCAATAAATGTTGGGTTAAGCGATGCCTGATTTTCACTATCAGGCTTAACATAAAGACCACCGACACCTTCTGATCCACACCACCATTTATGACCAGTAAAGGCATAAAAGTCAATACCTAACTGACTTAAATTTAAAGGTAATACACCAACAGATTGAGCAGCATCAACTAAAATTTTGGCAGGTTTACTATTTTGATAATAATTGCGTACCGCAGAAGCAATTTCAGCAAGTGGCAATACTTGTCCAGTATTCCAGAGAATATGACTTAGAACTACAAGTCGAGTATTAGATCTCAAATGCTTAGTTACTGCTGCTACCGGATCACCCTGATTTAAAGTATCCATCAATTCAAAAGTGGATACTTCTATGCCGAAGCGTCGTTGAATTTCTTGCAAAGTTGCGATTACGCCTGGATGTTCGCAATCAGAAAGCAGTACATGATCGCCAGCTTGCCAGTCAATACCCCAAAGAGGAATGTTGCACCCAACAGTAACATTTTCCGTGATTGTAATCGTATCAGGAGTAACACCGAGTTCTGATGCGATCGCAACTCTGGTTTTTTTAACCTCCTGTGTAACCCAATTATTTACCTCTAAACCAAACGGCCCGATACTTTGGATGTAATCATAAGTCTGGTGGATAGCCTCTAATGCTGCTTGAGGCAGGGGGCCTTGTCCTCCGTAATTGAAATAAGCTTTATTAGCTAAAGCTGGAAACTGCTGTCGATGAGATAGCAGCGATTGCGTCGAAGAAATATTTATCATAATTATTAACTTAACCACAGACTACTATCAAAAGCGTATAGGAAAAACAATTATCCTTCAAAAAATATCTGCGTTTATCTGTGGTAAAAAACATCTTTAATTTACTTTTTCGATAGAATCTAAAAAGAGTTGAGCGTTGAGATTATAGCGATAAATGATCCCTATCATTCCAGACAATCTCAAATTATTTCACCCGTACTAAAGTTTAGACTGGTGAAATAGTCTGGTTTGTCTTAAGCGTCAACGCTTCGGACAAATTACAATTCTTGTGTTACAAAGTTCTAGATACCCAGAAAAATAAATTCATGACCGCAACGACTACTAAGCTAAAACACGAAGTAAAAGATTTATCCCTTGCACCTATAGGTAAACAACGGATTGAATGGGCAGGACGAGAAATGCCCGTATTAAAACAAATACGCGATCGCTTTGAAAAAGAAAAGCCATTTGCGGGTATTCGCTTAATTGCTTGTTGCCACGTTACTACAGAAACAGCACATTTAGCGATCGCACTCAAAGCTGGTGGCGCAGATGCCATCTTAATTGCCAGCAATCCCCTTTCAACCCAAGATGACGTTGCTGCTTGCTTAGTCGCTGACTACGGCATTCCCGTATTTGCCATTAAAGGTGAAGACAACGACACTTATCACCGCCACGTTCAAACAGCACTCGACCACCGCCCTAACATTATTATTGATGATGGTAGTGATGTAGTTGCTACCTTAATTCAAGAACGTCAAGACCAGATTGCTGATTTAATCGGTACAACCGAAGAAACCACCACAGGTATTGTCCGCCTACGTGCTATGCACAGAGACGGCGTATTGACATTCCCCGCCGTTAACGTCAACGACGCGGACACTAAGCACTTCTTTGATAACCGCTACGGTACAGGTCAATCTACCCTCGATGGCGTAATTCGCGCTACCAACGTACTACTAGCAGGTAAAACCGTAGTTGTAGCAGGTTACGGTTGGTGCGGTAAAGGTACAGCAATGCGGGCGCGGGGACTTGGCGCTAACATAATTGTTACCGAAATTGACCCCACCAAAGCCATTGAAGCAGTTATGGATGGCTTCAGAGTAATGCCAATGGCAGAAGCAGCACCTCTGGGTGACTTGTTTATTACCGTTACAGGTAACAAGCACGTCATTCGCGGTGAACACTTCGAGGTGATGAAAGACGGTGCAATGGTTTGTAACTCTGGTCACTTCGATATCGAAATTGACCTCAAAGCACTAGCTGAAAAAGCAACTGAAGTTAAGCAAGTACGCAACTTCACGCAAGAATACCGTTTGCAAAATGGTAAATCTGTTGTAGTACTAGGCGAAGGCAGACTGATTAACCTAGCAGCAGCAGAAGGACATCCTAGTGCAGTTATGGATATGAGTTTTGCTAACCAAGCTTTAGCTTGCGAATATCTCGTCACGAATAAAGGCAAACTCGAACCAGGATTACATTCCATTCCTGTTGAGGTTGATAAAGAAATTGCTCGGCTGAAGTTGCAAGCAATGGGAATAAGCCTTGATACCTTGACACCAGATCAAACTGAGTACATCAACTCTTGGACTGCTGGTACTTAAGATTAACTAAGGTTTAAACCAAAAGTGGGGGGTAAGAGGTGAAAATATACTTCTT
This portion of the Oculatellaceae cyanobacterium genome encodes:
- a CDS encoding glycosyl transferase; the encoded protein is MPRLSIYIAITSHGFGHTVRAASVAAEIQRLCPEILLILVTTAPRWLLDSYITGDFIHRPRAFDVGVIQSDSLKMDKQATLQKMRDIYAQQRSIVAGEVNFIRQNRVNLVLADIPPLAAVIAKTADIPGWMMSNFGWDFIYRDWGEEFNEIADWISECYTKCDRLFRLPLHESMNAFPNIIDVGLTGGSPRHSPDFLRSQFGINTALEQTILLTFGGLGLEAIPYNNLQLFPDWQFITFDRQAPDLPNLVKITDNQYRPVDFLPICGRVISKPGYSTFSEAMRLNVPIVSITREDFAESPLLLEGIQNHAQHQILTPTEFFQSSWEFLNQSVQQPRTSQRLPKDGTEAIASAIIKYFENN
- a CDS encoding aminotransferase class V-fold PLP-dependent enzyme, with amino-acid sequence MINISSTQSLLSHRQQFPALANKAYFNYGGQGPLPQAALEAIHQTYDYIQSIGPFGLEVNNWVTQEVKKTRVAIASELGVTPDTITITENVTVGCNIPLWGIDWQAGDHVLLSDCEHPGVIATLQEIQRRFGIEVSTFELMDTLNQGDPVAAVTKHLRSNTRLVVLSHILWNTGQVLPLAEIASAVRNYYQNSKPAKILVDAAQSVGVLPLNLSQLGIDFYAFTGHKWWCGSEGVGGLYVKPDSENQASLNPTFIGWRGIIMNESGFPVGWQQDGRRFEVATSAVPLYAGLRSAIATHQQWGTNQERYQQILELSKYLWQKLSQLPEVNCLKTSPPEAGLVSFQIQDKSHAKLVQFLEAQKIFIRQIRDPDCVRASVHYLTLPSEIDQLVVAIQQYCSQKN
- the ahcY gene encoding adenosylhomocysteinase, translating into MTATTTKLKHEVKDLSLAPIGKQRIEWAGREMPVLKQIRDRFEKEKPFAGIRLIACCHVTTETAHLAIALKAGGADAILIASNPLSTQDDVAACLVADYGIPVFAIKGEDNDTYHRHVQTALDHRPNIIIDDGSDVVATLIQERQDQIADLIGTTEETTTGIVRLRAMHRDGVLTFPAVNVNDADTKHFFDNRYGTGQSTLDGVIRATNVLLAGKTVVVAGYGWCGKGTAMRARGLGANIIVTEIDPTKAIEAVMDGFRVMPMAEAAPLGDLFITVTGNKHVIRGEHFEVMKDGAMVCNSGHFDIEIDLKALAEKATEVKQVRNFTQEYRLQNGKSVVVLGEGRLINLAAAEGHPSAVMDMSFANQALACEYLVTNKGKLEPGLHSIPVEVDKEIARLKLQAMGISLDTLTPDQTEYINSWTAGT